Proteins from a genomic interval of Leptospiraceae bacterium:
- a CDS encoding flagellar FlbD family protein: protein MIILHRLNNSEIVINSNLIETIEATPDSVITLQNDKKIIVKEKVDEIINSIIEYQRKVFKNAIRISGNEEK from the coding sequence TTGATAATCTTACATAGACTAAATAATTCTGAAATTGTGATTAATAGTAATTTAATCGAGACCATTGAAGCAACCCCTGACTCGGTAATTACTTTACAAAATGATAAAAAAATTATAGTGAAAGAGAAGGTTGATGAAATTATCAATAGTATCATTGAATACCAGAGAAAAGTTTTCAAAAATGCAATACGTATTTCAGGCAATGAGGAGAAGTAG
- a CDS encoding motility protein A: protein MDIATAVGLGSGMFLLTFGVIYAGLGPGDILNIPSVLITFGGAVAGTMMSATWESTIGLGKVTRKAFFVDKFDIPGLITTLVSFSEKARREGLLALEDDVNELPDEFLKKGIQLVVDGTDPELVRNIMETEIGNIASRHAAGRAWWDTFGGLAPGFGMLGTLIGLVAMLKNLGSGDSSAIGEGMAAALITTLYGSFAANLLAIPFVKKLAKRSEDELSMKQIMIEGTLSIQSGDNPRIVKEKLSSYLAPSERAVLKDDGKD from the coding sequence ATGGATATAGCAACAGCCGTCGGTCTTGGTTCTGGAATGTTTCTACTAACCTTTGGGGTTATTTACGCAGGTTTAGGACCTGGTGATATTTTAAATATTCCATCTGTCCTGATTACATTCGGGGGAGCTGTCGCGGGCACTATGATGTCTGCAACATGGGAATCCACCATTGGACTTGGAAAAGTAACTCGCAAAGCTTTCTTTGTAGATAAATTTGACATACCCGGACTGATTACTACTTTAGTTTCCTTTTCCGAAAAAGCCCGTAGAGAAGGTTTACTTGCACTTGAAGATGATGTAAACGAATTACCAGATGAATTCTTAAAAAAAGGAATCCAACTTGTAGTCGACGGAACAGATCCTGAACTGGTAAGAAATATTATGGAAACAGAAATTGGCAATATTGCAAGCCGTCATGCGGCAGGTCGTGCTTGGTGGGATACATTTGGAGGTTTAGCTCCAGGTTTCGGGATGCTTGGAACCCTTATTGGACTTGTAGCCATGTTAAAAAACTTAGGCAGTGGGGATTCTTCTGCTATTGGGGAAGGTATGGCGGCCGCTTTGATTACTACTCTTTACGGATCCTTTGCCGCAAACTTATTAGCAATTCCATTTGTGAAAAAACTAGCCAAACGAAGCGAAGATGAACTTTCTATGAAACAAATTATGATCGAAGGAACTCTATCTATCCAATCAGGGGATAACCCGCGTATTGTGAAAGAAAAACTTTCTAGTTATTTAGCACCATCTGAACGCGCTGTGTTAAAAGATGACGGCAAGGATTAG
- the motB gene encoding flagellar motor protein MotB yields the protein MASSKKKCPDCIQKVAEYMLTYGDMVTLLLCFFIMLYTTGKTNQREMQIILSVFKSSTGFFDGGQTLSKGSLEEMGMNIESLPSQTTGKALSKARNQATQVFKSEIEKGRVRISEDERGLVISLIGADYFNPASAILLPPVKDVLKKASGLIKDLDRFVKVEGHSDEDAVLPGTNVGREERTYINNWDLAGARSINSTVYMINVGKLPPGLFQAVSYGSARPFAVEDQGSPEAKAYNRRIDIVILSEKSVKRKFSESNYGLPDTKLPNTETSVEGED from the coding sequence ATGGCTAGTAGCAAGAAAAAATGTCCTGATTGTATTCAAAAAGTTGCCGAGTACATGTTGACTTATGGAGACATGGTTACGCTACTTCTATGTTTTTTTATCATGTTATATACTACTGGGAAAACGAACCAAAGGGAAATGCAAATTATCCTCTCTGTATTCAAATCTTCTACCGGATTTTTCGATGGTGGTCAGACTTTATCCAAAGGCTCTTTAGAAGAGATGGGTATGAATATAGAGAGTCTTCCTTCTCAAACAACCGGAAAAGCACTTTCAAAAGCTAGAAACCAAGCTACACAAGTATTTAAATCGGAGATTGAAAAAGGAAGAGTTCGAATTTCAGAAGACGAAAGAGGTCTTGTAATCTCTCTTATCGGTGCGGATTACTTTAATCCAGCATCAGCCATTTTACTTCCTCCTGTTAAGGACGTATTAAAAAAAGCCTCCGGTCTTATTAAGGATTTGGATCGGTTTGTGAAAGTTGAGGGGCATAGTGATGAAGATGCTGTATTACCTGGCACTAACGTTGGACGCGAAGAGAGAACCTATATTAACAATTGGGATTTAGCGGGTGCAAGATCTATTAACTCAACAGTATATATGATAAATGTAGGTAAACTTCCTCCGGGATTGTTTCAAGCAGTCAGTTATGGTTCTGCGCGTCCATTTGCAGTAGAAGACCAAGGAAGCCCAGAAGCAAAAGCATACAATCGTCGTATAGACATCGTAATTTTATCTGAAAAATCAGTAAAACGTAAATTTTCCGAAAGCAATTACGGATTGCCAGATACAAAACTCCCAAATACGGAAACCTCCGTAGAGGGCGAAGATTAA
- a CDS encoding flagellar basal body-associated FliL family protein yields the protein MGDAAAELEDEDGKPAAEPKASSPIIKWLIWIAAGILGVILVAVISTFVAQRTATSVYKQQKNIALVKAPPPLETFNFVDEFRINTADIGEAHFIKLKLTFGFDAGQQALGSELSTRLPQMQNIINLIISRKTKEDLKTLNDQLDLREEIKAHINHILTNGKIKEVYFREFIVN from the coding sequence ATGGGTGATGCAGCAGCAGAATTAGAAGACGAAGACGGTAAACCGGCGGCCGAGCCGAAAGCATCGTCACCGATCATTAAATGGTTAATATGGATTGCAGCGGGGATACTTGGCGTAATCCTTGTAGCCGTAATATCAACATTTGTAGCACAAAGAACAGCAACAAGTGTTTACAAACAGCAAAAAAATATTGCTCTTGTAAAAGCTCCACCACCACTAGAAACATTTAACTTTGTAGATGAGTTTCGTATCAACACTGCAGATATTGGCGAGGCTCATTTTATTAAATTAAAATTGACTTTTGGTTTTGATGCGGGACAACAAGCATTAGGCTCAGAACTTTCAACACGGCTGCCTCAAATGCAAAATATTATAAATTTAATTATTTCTCGTAAAACAAAAGAAGACTTAAAAACTCTAAATGATCAACTTGACTTACGCGAAGAAATAAAAGCGCACATAAACCATATTTTAACTAACGGTAAAATCAAAGAAGTTTACTTCCGAGAATTTATTGTAAATTAA
- the kdsB gene encoding 3-deoxy-manno-octulosonate cytidylyltransferase gives MNIIGIIPARYASTRLPGKPLAKIGNKTMIEWTYYHAKKADSLSDVIVATDHEDIYNQIINAGGKVIMTNPNHATGTDRLIEVVHNLKQVDIIVNIQGDEPGIEPELINGVVNLKVKNRNWEMTTAACPMPVEEQTDPNRVKVVFDRNQKALYFSRSIIPSNTKQIIPIYRHLGIYSYERDFLLSYNDLPESGLEQSESLEQLRAIEAGFGIGVHLTEKAGLSVDSPEDLDIVIQDFQKRGII, from the coding sequence ATGAACATTATAGGAATTATCCCCGCTCGCTATGCAAGTACGAGACTTCCAGGAAAGCCGCTAGCGAAAATTGGAAATAAAACCATGATAGAATGGACATACTATCATGCAAAAAAAGCAGATTCCCTTTCTGATGTAATTGTAGCTACTGACCACGAAGATATTTACAACCAAATAATTAATGCAGGCGGAAAAGTGATAATGACTAATCCAAACCATGCAACTGGAACTGACAGGCTAATAGAAGTTGTCCACAATTTAAAACAAGTAGATATCATCGTAAATATTCAAGGTGATGAACCAGGAATTGAACCAGAGTTAATCAATGGAGTAGTCAATTTAAAAGTAAAAAATCGAAATTGGGAGATGACTACAGCCGCTTGTCCAATGCCAGTAGAAGAACAAACAGATCCAAATAGAGTAAAAGTAGTATTTGACAGAAACCAGAAAGCATTGTATTTTTCGCGATCTATTATTCCATCCAACACAAAACAGATAATACCAATTTACCGTCATTTGGGAATTTATTCCTATGAACGGGATTTTTTACTAAGTTACAACGATTTACCTGAAAGTGGGCTGGAACAATCAGAGTCATTAGAACAACTTCGAGCAATTGAAGCGGGATTTGGTATTGGCGTCCATCTAACTGAAAAAGCAGGACTCTCTGTTGACTCTCCAGAGGATTTGGATATAGTAATTCAAGATTTTCAAAAAAGAGGAATTATATGA
- a CDS encoding DUF4189 domain-containing protein — translation MFLKFLVLFLFLISHSIIGSDEIQNCEVEYYEIQGDSAKKILKEMKSKNNIEGGFFGYTKYSYQSKCANITTTCKVRIPKWIDFEESENEELKSQWSNFYQALVLHEQGHVNIFWEFMEEAKSTAQEKSCSVAKEIYFSAFKELSKKQKKYDKETNHGVKNGAVFGSSEFQAIAFSQETGKYGFAKDSSSREQAEKIAMEKCEEADCKISMWSMNTCSSLAVGDGNGYGSHWAKKKSEAQTKALNACKKFTTNCKVLKTVCPTE, via the coding sequence ATGTTCCTAAAATTCTTAGTCTTATTTTTATTTTTAATCTCTCATTCAATTATTGGTTCTGATGAAATTCAGAATTGTGAAGTAGAATATTATGAAATCCAAGGTGATTCTGCAAAAAAAATTTTGAAAGAAATGAAGTCCAAGAATAACATCGAGGGCGGATTCTTTGGTTATACAAAGTACTCTTATCAAAGTAAATGTGCAAACATAACTACTACCTGCAAAGTTCGAATTCCAAAATGGATAGATTTTGAAGAATCCGAAAACGAAGAATTAAAGAGTCAATGGAGTAATTTTTACCAAGCACTGGTTTTGCACGAACAAGGGCATGTAAATATTTTTTGGGAATTTATGGAAGAAGCAAAATCTACAGCTCAAGAAAAATCATGTTCCGTTGCAAAGGAAATTTACTTCTCTGCATTTAAAGAACTTTCCAAAAAGCAAAAAAAATATGATAAAGAAACGAATCATGGAGTAAAAAATGGAGCCGTATTTGGTTCCTCCGAATTCCAAGCAATTGCGTTCTCTCAAGAGACAGGCAAATATGGATTTGCCAAAGATTCGTCTTCACGAGAACAAGCTGAAAAAATCGCAATGGAAAAATGCGAAGAGGCAGATTGTAAAATATCGATGTGGTCAATGAACACGTGTTCTAGTCTTGCTGTTGGAGATGGAAATGGATACGGTTCTCATTGGGCGAAAAAAAAATCCGAAGCACAAACTAAAGCATTGAATGCCTGCAAAAAATTTACAACAAATTGTAAGGTATTAAAAACGGTTTGCCCAACTGAGTGA
- a CDS encoding pirin family protein: protein MKKTIHKANTRGVADFGWLHSNHTFSFSSYYNPNRMQFGTLRVLNDDIVAPGMGFGTHGHENMEIISIPIHGELAHKDNTGNSEVIRSGEVQIMSAGTGIRHSEFNYSETNPVNFLQIWVLPKEIGIKPRYEQKLFEVSERKNRFQIVVSPEIKSEALWINQNAYFSLINLEKGKDIEYKNFLADNGVYLFLIDGSIIIDGEKIEKRDGIGISELDSFKIEAKETSEVLLMEVPMNN from the coding sequence ATGAAAAAGACAATTCATAAAGCAAACACAAGAGGAGTAGCAGATTTTGGCTGGCTTCATAGTAACCATACTTTCAGTTTTTCCTCTTACTATAATCCAAATCGAATGCAGTTTGGAACTCTACGTGTGTTAAATGATGACATAGTCGCTCCCGGTATGGGATTTGGAACTCATGGCCACGAAAATATGGAAATCATTTCGATTCCAATCCATGGTGAATTAGCTCATAAGGATAACACCGGAAATTCGGAAGTCATTCGATCAGGTGAAGTTCAAATCATGTCTGCGGGAACAGGGATTCGACATTCCGAATTTAATTACTCCGAAACGAATCCGGTTAATTTTTTACAAATTTGGGTATTACCGAAAGAAATTGGAATTAAACCTAGGTACGAACAAAAGTTATTCGAAGTTTCGGAAAGAAAAAATAGGTTTCAGATCGTAGTCTCTCCTGAAATAAAATCAGAAGCTCTCTGGATTAACCAGAATGCTTATTTTTCCCTAATCAATTTAGAAAAAGGAAAAGATATAGAGTATAAAAATTTCTTAGCGGATAACGGAGTTTATCTTTTCTTGATAGATGGTTCTATAATAATTGATGGAGAAAAAATTGAAAAACGCGATGGAATTGGAATTTCTGAATTGGATAGTTTTAAAATCGAGGCAAAAGAAACTTCTGAAGTTTTACTAATGGAAGTTCCAATGAATAACTAA
- a CDS encoding DNA-3-methyladenine glycosylase I has translation MKKRCGWTGNDELMNSYHDLEWGIPVHNDKKHFEFLVLDAFQAGLSWRTILYRREGFRRAFADFEVEKVAKFTEKKLEKLMQDTGIIRNRLKIWGTVKNAKSFMQIQKEFGSFDKYIWQFTGNNTIQNKRHTMKEVPATSKESDAMSKDMKKRGFTFVGSTICYAYMQAAGMVNDHLTTCFRYKEILKKSKS, from the coding sequence ATGAAAAAACGATGTGGATGGACAGGAAATGATGAACTAATGAATTCCTATCATGATTTAGAATGGGGGATACCTGTTCACAATGACAAAAAACATTTTGAATTTTTAGTATTGGATGCATTTCAAGCTGGTCTGAGTTGGAGAACAATTCTTTACCGTAGAGAAGGTTTTCGAAGAGCATTTGCTGATTTTGAAGTAGAAAAAGTTGCCAAGTTCACTGAAAAAAAATTAGAAAAATTAATGCAGGATACAGGAATTATCCGCAATCGACTTAAAATATGGGGAACTGTTAAAAATGCAAAGTCATTTATGCAAATTCAAAAGGAATTTGGTTCTTTTGATAAATATATTTGGCAATTTACAGGAAACAATACAATTCAAAATAAAAGGCACACTATGAAAGAAGTCCCGGCTACATCGAAAGAAAGTGATGCAATGAGTAAGGATATGAAAAAAAGAGGGTTTACTTTTGTAGGGTCAACTATTTGTTATGCGTATATGCAGGCAGCCGGAATGGTAAATGACCATTTGACCACCTGTTTTAGATACAAAGAGATTCTGAAAAAAAGTAAAAGTTAG
- a CDS encoding GMC family oxidoreductase, which yields MGIPEINQKIITPKRHPEIISENNIRGGKWIVNADVVIIGSGAGGAVAAAELSKNGWDVVLIEEGSYFTPAQFNTDEFLSNVRLYRDAGFVISEEQTLNIVQGRTLGGSTTVNWQTSLYPPHYVTDEWEKRFGLKDYAKEKMNPYIEEIHARLGVHQVPEKLINRNNNVLREGGNKLGFHPEILPNNNRGCIGLGRCGLGCPINAKQSMFLTFLPDALEYGARIITNMRAIKIEDGEMKTVIAEFTPDPYEKYDSEIIEKMEINAPVVIVSAGAIEGPALLQRSGLGNNWVGRNFKVHPTVTIFALFEEEIDMYSGPPQSIVIKDGHNQNNTGYGFWLETAPYRPALATSLVPFYGKQQFDVMKNYKNLQAGIVLVRDGADGETNARIEWKFGKRKVYFEITPTDGLNLLRGIKMLAEIQVAAGAKELIFPFTRMTKPYKVDKDSNFDWVLNESTKTGSILIGSAHPHGSIQAADTPEKGAIAPNFEIYGHKNLFVMDASVFPTGLSVNPQITTMSLSLRASRILANEKKVRIPQS from the coding sequence ATGGGAATCCCTGAAATAAATCAAAAAATCATCACACCAAAAAGACATCCAGAAATTATTTCTGAAAATAATATCAGAGGAGGCAAATGGATAGTAAATGCAGACGTAGTAATAATTGGATCAGGTGCTGGGGGAGCAGTAGCCGCCGCAGAACTTTCAAAAAATGGCTGGGATGTAGTATTAATTGAGGAAGGCTCCTATTTTACACCGGCACAATTTAACACTGATGAATTTTTATCCAATGTGAGACTCTATAGAGATGCTGGTTTTGTAATTTCAGAAGAACAAACTTTGAACATCGTACAAGGAAGAACTCTAGGCGGTTCAACAACAGTTAACTGGCAAACATCACTTTATCCACCTCATTACGTAACAGACGAGTGGGAAAAAAGATTTGGACTAAAAGATTATGCAAAAGAAAAAATGAATCCTTATATAGAAGAAATTCATGCGAGACTTGGAGTGCACCAAGTACCAGAGAAATTAATCAATCGAAATAATAATGTTTTACGAGAGGGTGGAAACAAATTAGGATTTCATCCGGAAATACTACCAAACAATAATAGAGGATGTATTGGATTAGGTAGGTGTGGATTGGGATGTCCTATTAATGCAAAACAATCTATGTTTCTGACTTTTTTACCTGATGCATTGGAATACGGCGCAAGGATAATTACGAATATGCGCGCTATAAAAATCGAAGACGGGGAAATGAAAACCGTTATCGCAGAATTTACTCCTGACCCCTATGAAAAATATGATTCAGAAATTATCGAAAAAATGGAGATTAATGCACCAGTAGTAATCGTTAGTGCCGGCGCAATAGAGGGTCCTGCACTTTTACAAAGATCAGGATTAGGAAATAATTGGGTTGGTAGAAACTTTAAAGTTCACCCAACAGTTACTATATTTGCATTATTCGAAGAAGAAATTGACATGTATTCCGGTCCCCCACAATCCATTGTAATAAAGGACGGTCATAACCAAAACAATACTGGTTATGGTTTCTGGTTAGAAACAGCACCTTACCGTCCCGCTTTAGCTACGTCCCTTGTTCCGTTTTACGGCAAACAACAATTTGATGTCATGAAAAACTACAAAAACTTACAAGCAGGTATTGTATTGGTTCGGGACGGTGCCGATGGGGAAACTAACGCACGCATTGAATGGAAATTCGGAAAAAGAAAAGTTTATTTCGAAATCACACCGACTGATGGTCTCAATTTGTTACGGGGAATTAAAATGTTAGCAGAAATTCAAGTTGCCGCTGGTGCAAAAGAATTAATATTTCCTTTTACTAGAATGACAAAACCATACAAAGTTGATAAAGACTCTAATTTTGATTGGGTACTAAATGAATCTACTAAAACAGGATCTATATTAATTGGGTCAGCACATCCACACGGTTCAATTCAAGCGGCTGATACTCCCGAGAAAGGAGCAATAGCGCCTAACTTTGAAATTTATGGACATAAGAACTTATTTGTGATGGACGCGTCTGTATTTCCTACAGGACTTTCCGTAAATCCACAAATTACTACTATGAGTTTAAGTCTTCGCGCATCACGAATATTAGCCAATGAAAAAAAAGTCAGAATTCCTCAATCATAA
- a CDS encoding SH3 domain-containing protein, with product MNKTKLLLIFITFFIMSETNAQKGKNKKLPVKEKKIIETIRDITPAKVEDESRDADDDDVSDKSETSDNSDKSDTDTADENSHENPYYKVVIKNGVVLRDKPKLTGKKLLIIPEDTIGEILEETKEREKIENRMGNWLKVDYDGKLGWIFSGFTIIKEDKDDFLPISLIGYFLIKSKETVFYRKPGREVLGVMPEFPEKGDVVPVYRKKIFSENEYYYFELKSLKQNSDEILVGWVDGKKGNFLSQEAFSAYTLKSRKKKPKGIEKEIINWMTKNQQKESDAYNYGKIEIESFTIKEAGSKKKKAYIVGYPTGTKTKKKYGDYKVSYYLLWKDGDNIHTLLAGDKKFFRTYDIDKDGIPEVLVQFETKDEPPLCHIYVYKKGMFGQLFPNYIYCAKIKISSGNIEIQKDKEKITYKYSKGDLSLEKNSKPESSIIILDEE from the coding sequence ATGAATAAAACGAAATTACTACTTATTTTTATCACTTTTTTTATTATGAGTGAAACAAATGCTCAAAAAGGAAAGAATAAAAAGTTACCGGTAAAAGAAAAGAAAATAATTGAAACGATAAGGGATATAACACCAGCTAAAGTTGAGGACGAATCCCGAGATGCAGACGATGACGATGTTTCTGATAAATCGGAGACATCCGATAATTCAGATAAATCGGACACTGATACGGCAGATGAAAATTCCCACGAAAATCCCTATTATAAAGTTGTCATAAAAAATGGAGTTGTTCTTAGGGACAAACCAAAATTAACCGGTAAAAAACTTTTGATTATTCCAGAAGATACGATAGGGGAAATATTAGAAGAAACCAAGGAACGAGAAAAAATCGAGAATCGTATGGGGAATTGGTTAAAGGTTGATTACGATGGGAAATTAGGCTGGATATTTTCTGGTTTTACGATTATAAAAGAGGATAAGGATGATTTTTTGCCTATTAGTTTAATAGGATATTTTTTGATTAAATCAAAGGAAACTGTATTTTATAGAAAACCGGGTAGGGAAGTATTGGGAGTTATGCCTGAGTTTCCCGAAAAAGGAGACGTGGTTCCCGTTTACAGAAAAAAAATATTTTCCGAAAATGAGTATTACTATTTTGAACTAAAATCTTTAAAACAAAACTCTGATGAAATTTTAGTCGGTTGGGTCGATGGGAAAAAAGGAAATTTTTTGTCCCAAGAGGCATTTTCCGCTTATACTTTAAAGTCACGTAAAAAAAAGCCGAAGGGGATTGAAAAAGAAATTATAAATTGGATGACGAAAAATCAACAAAAAGAATCGGATGCATATAATTATGGAAAGATTGAAATTGAAAGTTTCACCATAAAAGAAGCAGGTTCGAAAAAGAAAAAAGCATATATTGTTGGATATCCGACAGGAACGAAAACTAAAAAAAAATATGGAGACTATAAAGTTTCTTATTATTTACTTTGGAAGGACGGGGATAATATTCATACTCTACTAGCAGGTGATAAAAAGTTTTTTAGAACCTATGATATTGATAAAGATGGTATTCCCGAAGTTCTAGTTCAATTTGAAACAAAGGATGAGCCACCGTTATGTCATATCTATGTTTATAAAAAGGGAATGTTCGGGCAACTTTTTCCCAATTATATATACTGTGCTAAAATCAAAATTTCAAGTGGGAATATCGAAATTCAAAAAGATAAAGAAAAGATTACTTATAAATACTCTAAGGGTGATCTAAGTTTAGAAAAAAATAGTAAACCTGAAAGTTCTATAATTATTCTGGATGAAGAATGA
- the mtnP gene encoding S-methyl-5'-thioadenosine phosphorylase has product MNEKVKAAIIGGTGLYELEGMEVLENYFPDTAWGKPSDAITIGRYKDKLIAFLPRHGRGHFISPSEIPNLANIAALKMLGVEEIVAFSSVGSLREEIAPRDFVLPDQIIDRTKGIRQSTFFGNGVVAHASFGDPFSKNLSDRINTIADKLNIKMHSGKTLVCMEGPLFSTRAESKMYRMVGGDIINMSVLPEAKLAREAEIAYQMVCMSTDYDSWMEHEEPVTVEMVIGNLTHNNSTAKKLIADLIPVLGNGDDLSLVGTSKFSIFTNPTKRNEEQMKKIRTLFPEI; this is encoded by the coding sequence GTGAACGAAAAAGTCAAAGCAGCAATTATTGGTGGGACAGGTTTGTATGAATTAGAAGGAATGGAAGTTCTGGAGAATTATTTTCCAGACACCGCTTGGGGAAAACCTTCTGATGCGATTACGATTGGACGATATAAAGACAAGTTGATAGCATTTCTTCCAAGGCATGGTAGAGGACATTTTATTAGTCCTTCTGAAATCCCAAATCTTGCCAACATCGCAGCTTTAAAAATGCTTGGGGTGGAAGAAATTGTAGCTTTTAGTTCAGTTGGAAGTTTACGCGAAGAAATTGCTCCACGTGATTTTGTATTGCCTGACCAAATCATAGACAGAACGAAGGGAATTCGACAATCGACTTTTTTCGGGAATGGTGTTGTGGCTCATGCCAGTTTTGGAGATCCGTTTTCAAAAAATCTTTCAGATAGAATTAATACTATCGCAGATAAATTAAATATTAAAATGCATTCAGGTAAAACGTTAGTGTGTATGGAAGGCCCACTTTTTTCTACACGTGCTGAATCGAAAATGTATAGAATGGTTGGTGGGGATATTATAAATATGTCTGTACTGCCTGAAGCCAAATTAGCACGCGAAGCAGAAATTGCATATCAAATGGTTTGTATGTCTACCGATTATGATTCATGGATGGAACATGAAGAACCGGTTACTGTTGAAATGGTAATTGGTAACCTAACGCATAATAATTCTACTGCAAAAAAGTTAATTGCTGATTTAATACCAGTTCTTGGAAACGGGGACGATCTTTCGTTAGTCGGAACTTCTAAATTTTCGATATTCACAAATCCGACCAAACGAAATGAAGAGCAAATGAAGAAAATTAGAACATTGTTTCCGGAGATTTGA
- a CDS encoding SMP-30/gluconolactonase/LRE family protein, producing the protein MNKILFFLLPLLINCFANVKPISIDGCKQIQGVPGPEDMAIDRENGVLYISSHERRGKLVDGKIFQLNLSSSSEPIVTLMESNYPKNFRPHGMSLVKIGGKSLLYVISHFDIEKPIHTLEVFQIEKGKLTHKETISDQSFISPNDLHVVPDGRIFISNDRGTGSEFRSYFDALFGIKRALISYFDGKKWKVFENAVTLGNGILYKKIGDKEFLYRAATTPEKIYKYEILNKDGETYLQEVKVFSFDTGPDNLEEDEEGNIYFAAHRSMFRFLKHKDNIDYPSPSQVFVIDKNENVKELYANDGKEIPASSTALKYKNKLYISQVFNPFILSCPTK; encoded by the coding sequence ATGAATAAAATTTTATTTTTTCTTTTGCCTTTACTAATAAATTGTTTTGCGAATGTGAAACCCATATCTATAGACGGATGCAAACAAATCCAAGGTGTTCCCGGCCCTGAGGATATGGCAATAGATAGGGAGAATGGAGTTCTCTATATTTCTAGCCATGAGAGAAGAGGAAAATTGGTGGATGGGAAAATTTTTCAATTGAATTTGAGTTCTTCTAGTGAACCGATTGTTACGCTAATGGAATCAAATTATCCAAAGAACTTTCGACCGCATGGAATGAGTTTGGTGAAAATTGGCGGAAAATCTTTGTTATATGTTATTTCCCATTTCGACATTGAAAAACCAATTCACACTTTGGAAGTATTTCAAATCGAAAAAGGAAAGTTAACGCATAAGGAAACTATTTCTGATCAGTCTTTTATTAGTCCAAATGATTTACATGTAGTTCCTGATGGTCGTATTTTTATTTCCAATGATCGCGGTACTGGAAGCGAGTTTCGTTCTTATTTTGATGCGTTGTTTGGAATTAAGCGGGCATTGATTAGTTATTTTGATGGCAAAAAATGGAAAGTGTTTGAGAATGCGGTAACACTTGGAAACGGGATTTTGTATAAAAAAATAGGAGATAAAGAGTTTCTATACAGAGCCGCAACTACTCCAGAAAAAATTTATAAATACGAAATTCTGAATAAAGATGGGGAAACATATTTACAAGAAGTAAAAGTATTTTCATTTGATACGGGACCAGATAATTTAGAAGAGGATGAAGAAGGTAATATTTATTTTGCGGCTCATCGTTCTATGTTTCGATTTTTAAAACACAAGGATAATATTGATTACCCGTCTCCGTCGCAAGTTTTTGTGATAGATAAAAATGAAAATGTAAAAGAATTATATGCAAATGATGGAAAAGAAATTCCAGCCTCAAGCACTGCTTTAAAATATAAAAATAAACTTTATATTAGCCAAGTGTTTAATCCTTTTATACTTTCCTGTCCTACGAAATAA